CCAGCCGCACGGACGACACGCCGCAGAGGTAGCTGAACGGCGCGAACGGCACCACCGGGATCAGCCGCAGCGAGGTGATCGCGAGGACGCCGCCGTCGGAGAGCCGGTCGTTGACCGTCCGGACGGCGGACCGGTGCAGGTGCCGGGTGACGAGGTCGCGACCGAGCAGCCGGGCCAGGCCGAAGGACAGGCCGGCCGCGATCGTGGTGGCGACCAGGCCGATGGTGATCCCGGCCGCGGTGCCGACCAGCAGGCCGGCGGCCAGGTTGAAGACGGTGCGCGGGATCGGCGCGACGGTGAGCAGCGAGTACGCGACGAGCAGCACGACCGGGGTGGCGGGCCCGGTGGCGGCGGCCCAGGCCCGGAGATCGGCGGGCCCGGGGATCGGCAGCAGGACCGCGGCCGCCGCGAAGAGGGCGACGACGGCGAGC
This genomic window from Amycolatopsis mongoliensis contains:
- a CDS encoding TVP38/TMEM64 family protein produces the protein MSGRTKLIVALAVVALFAAAAVLLPIPGPADLRAWAAATGPATPVVLLVAYSLLTVAPIPRTVFNLAAGLLVGTAAGITIGLVATTIAAGLSFGLARLLGRDLVTRHLHRSAVRTVNDRLSDGGVLAITSLRLIPVVPFAPFSYLCGVSSVRLAPYLAGTLLGSVPGTVAVVVLGDALTGDTPPALLACYGVFALAGAVGLVRVFRKRVPAAPVPEPEPAGPAG